TAATGTGTTAGTGAGTAAAGGAAATTTACTGGATACAAATGAGCAATACTGGTCCTACTGCCAAGGAAGTTGCACGAAGTTGCTGTGATGAATTAATGCAGTGTTGATAGCCTAATACTATGATTTTTCCGAACCACATTAATGGTCCTCAGCCGCAATAAGAATATCGTTATTAATCTGCCTATCATGAACGAAAGCTCCGTGGTAATCAAAAATAATAGAAGGTAAAACTGTCTTTACACCCAAATCAAAACAAATATCTTTAAGCTTTCCTAAAAAAATTTGCCCCATggccccatcaaaaaatttctggCGCAGGAGTATTTGCGGTATGGATCCATAAGTAGAAGCCATTACAgcacctagttagtaagttcgcgaatgattcgcgaatcattcacgaGTTTTtctgtatcacgaattttaccgtcttattcgtgtacgtttgcaactccgaactcaagtcgcgtattatgtggcattcccggattattcgcgaatcgttcacgaattttacgtatcacgaatcccgaatgatacgtccgcttaattcgccataaattctttagcttttacgttttcaaagacccactttttggactttactgcctcccgagtaTACACCATCCAATATTAGACgttgttttaatttttatgaaacaaaaatgactgaagagatttgaatgtgaaggtgagagagatctcagacTTACTAACCATGCATCTAAACCACTATACCACGTCCTCTTGgatgactaatgttgtatatattattaatatcatcatattaagtttattttttctttaaataactcacacatatgtatAAAAATTGGtgtatgaccttataaatacaaattatttagtatatatagataccgaattttcagagccgaactcacatttataaatcgaattatacacgtatttTGGACcgattactgacgaatcacgtcacattgaccgaattttggaccgattctgggttttacaaaaccgtataatactcgtatgttagccgttccgtacgtttgccgaatcccgaattgctaactaggttaCGGCATGGATGAACTCTTTTAGGTTTGACAGATAGTTGACACAAATCCAACAGTCAATAGGTGGTCCTACTATCAAGGAAGTGTACCGAGCGCCGAGCGGCTGATATTTATGTAAAACAAGAGACAAGTTGCAGAGTTGCAGTAGATGAATGCCTTGTTTGAATGGGGAAAACAATAGTACGCCTAATATTGGATTTATACGGTACAATTCACAGTCAATACAAATAGAGTACATGTAGCACTGGGAAAGAGGAATCTTTCTAGCTTGGTTTTATCCGTTGATTTTGCTGTCTTCTTCATGTCAAACATCATAAGTGGTTTTCATCTGTGTAGGTTCAAACAGCTCTACTAAACAATCTGGTAAAGAGGGGAACTAATTCCAATATCAAGTTTTTTGGATCACCCTTAGTTCTAAAGCCTGATTAATTGGGGGCCTTCAAAATTAAATGGGGCCATGATATTTTGTTTACACCCCAAATTTTTCAGGGGCCTATTAATCCTAAAATGaaaatactattttaccctttacTAAACCTAAACCTTAAAAATCAGTTAACCATCCTAATTAAGGCCCACAATTTATACCCTAAGCTAaaacaaaatcagtttcattttgttttttcacttcatcttcttcttcccctcctcttcatcttctccaccaccaccattaacgacactcaaagaaaacaaaattcttccACCGATTCATCGCGTAATCGTCGACGATAAAACTTTAATtgacgattaacttcttctatAACAATGGCTAGTACAAAGCAGACCGCTATAGTAGCTCTTCAAAATCCTAATCTCGTTGATACGGTGAAAGCAAAGGTGGTCGAAAGAGCAACTTCCAaaccaaaaaaaaccaaaacccaagAAAGGCATGGCTCCAATTAGAAGGTTAGTGAACTAAAACCCAActtcagtttgattttttgttgtgTTTTGTTTGTGCAATCGAGTTTGATAACTTAAATTCAGAAGTTACAGCGTGAGGGTCGGCAGTTTCGAAAACTTAAGACCCTAACGACCTTTATTTTGCATGTGAaatctatgaaaaatcgttagcttATTAGGTTGAAGATGCGACCCTGTTTCTGCTCCTTCAATTTTTTTGCCCTAAAAAAGAGTCAAAATCGGCGTGTTAGGTTGACGATGACGACCCTTTTCGGACGACCCTTTTTGTTTGTTAACGACTCTGTAGTCATCAACAGAATGACCCTATCTTATACAATACGACTCTGGCTGGAAAAATAACAACCTCTCTGTCCAAAAAAACGAGAGGGTCGTCATATTTAATTGGTACAGTCGTTTGTTAGTTGTATAGAGTCGTCAGTCTCTAGATAGAGTCGTTTGTTTGTCTTAAAGGGTCGTTTGCTTGTTACGTCCTTACATTGACGACCCTTTAGCTGATGAAATTCATGTGTCTTATGTTCTTTTATGTGTATGTGCTATAGTGCCAAGAAGATGAAAGACAAGGTTGAAGTGATGATAACTCCTCCTTCAAAACTTCCCCTCCACGATAAATACTTAAATGCCGGTCCATTACGTGGAAGAAAGCCGGGTGAGGTAACCTTTTCTATCAACGAACCAAGAGACAACGATGATGAGTCGTCTGAATCTTCACGTTCATCCTCTCCTGTTATTTCTGCGGAAGGTAccaatgaggaagaagatgagataCAACAAGAACCTCACGTACAAGGTgacgaagaggaagaacagagtgatggtgatggtaatggtgatggGGGGGATGACGGTAATGGTAgtgaagaggaggaggaagaagagggtgatggtgatggtaatggtgatggGGAGGATGACGGTAATGGTAgtgaagaggaggaggaagaggatgaaggaaataatggtTGCGATGagaaggatgatgatgatgatggtgataagGATAATCAAAGTAAAGATGATGTTGATAAAGATGATGAGGGGGAtgaaggtgatgatggtggtaatAAGGTGGGTGAAGAGATTGAGCAGCCGAAGACTAAGAAGAGGGTAAAGAAGGATGAAACAAATATTGCACCTAGCGCGAGACATATTCCCCCAGAAGATTTGTAGCTGAAACGTCTTAGAAATGGTAAAGCTAGAGGAGAACCTAGAGATGGCTGtaaagttctatttggatatcGTGGATCGTGGGCTCGTACCATCTATGAGACAATCGTAAGAATCCCATCTTCCTTGTTATTTGATTAGGTGAAGTTAGCTTCGTAAATATATTCTAATTATTACTTGTTTCTATTTTGTATGAACATAGTAATGCCACCCGTCTCTTCAGGCACCAATCTTCTTTCGGGAAAATGAAGTTGTGACCCCTAGATAAAGAATGTGCAAGAGTTAGAGCGTATGTTGAAAACTCCGGTTTGTATACTGCAGTTAAGAACTCGGTGATTGATTATGATAAGGTTGCAGTATCAACTCTATGTGAAAGGTTTTACCATGAAGTCGACACATTCCAATTCCCTTTTGGCGAGATGGCAGTTACTCCTGATGATGCGGAACATATATTAGGGCTTCAGGTCGAAGGTAAGTCCACAAATGAGAAGTTCAAGAGAAGGCCTAGTTGGGATGATATCTACGGGTGGACCAAGAACTTGTTTGGATGGGATCAAGCCACCACTTATGGGCTTTTTTAGCATGGACCAAAGTATCCGCATACCATCTCCATTTGCTTCCAATCTACGTGTTTGCTTTGAACAACCACGTAcatcttctctttttccttggaaATAATCCATTCCTTGACCTCATCCTTAGTTTTCCAAGTCTAAATTAAGCAAATAACACGTTCATGAGAACAATAATTAAACATTTTTCTAAAATATATATATCCATTCAAACTATAAAAATGTACCAAATCAGTGATGTAGTGTTGTGAGGTATCCGGCCCAATTGCAGAGACGGGTTCAGGTTGAGATCTCTGTACAACCAATTACAAAAAAAGTTAAACAAATTCATTAAGGGTCGTCAACCTTAAAAGTTGCAAACGGACGACTCTTAAAGTCGTCACATTACTCTATACATATGAACGACTCTTCAGCAATACCTGTTATCCTCGTCCCATAGGCAGAGTCGTCAGATTAGGTTTTACCAAACCAACGACTCTAAATCACAAAGTAACGACCGTAATCAAAGTCTAACGACGATATGATTAAAAAAGTTGCGTCATTCAGTTCAGATTTCAACAAGAGTAGTTAGTGTATATAAATAATAGCTGGCGACTCTTATTGCAGTTactccaaaatttgaaatttaaaGTACGTTTGAATCATAAGTGCAGTTATTACATATTTGGGAAATAGGCAACcgttttgtttttcaaaaaataGCCGTTGCACATCTTATTCTATATAAAGAGACCTATCGCTATCAAAGTTATTCGCCCATCACTATCAATCTTCTCAAATCACTCACCCATCACTTTCAAACACCAAAAATGGCTCAAACTCCATTCAATAATCAAGAGGATGTTGCTATTTTTAGAGCACACATCACGGTCACAAAGCACGACTTTGAAAGAGAGCACTGGGTTTTCAAAAACCACGACGAAATCGGAGATCCATACTTTAACATGGATCAAACATCCAATGATTGGTGGGAACGTGTGTTTATGATTTTCAAAGCACTTAACGAAAATCGTTACGGGAGGATGCTCCAGGACATTAGGGAAAGATACGAGTTACTATATGAAGATTGTGAAGCGGTGAAAGACGAAATTGAAGCTCGGGAAAAGCTCTTCCAAACGAATCTCATATGGAAAGAGTAAGTTTGTGAATCTAAAAGGCCTCTAATAcgattaatttcatttaaaaacgCTAACTTATGATTACATTTTTTCCAGTACTCTTTGGGTCGTAGCCAATACGAATTGAAGTACATCCACGAGTTTTCGCACGAAGATTGCTATCGTCTCTTGACGGAAAATATCTGGCACTTCACAAAATATAATTGACCGTGTTCAAAGGCAATGTAGTGAAACATATTTTATGTCTTTTCCTTCTATTTTATTTCGAAGTACATGTACGTTTCTTTCCGATTCAAATAAAAAAAGTTCACTGTCTAAGTATTCCAACAAGGGTCGTCAATGCATTTCAATTAAACCCAGACGACTCACTGTATTATTCAAACACAGGGTATGAGTCGTCACTTGTGTAGACAAAACACACTAACGACTCTTGATGATGATTAAACAGTAAGGAATTTTCTATGGGAGTCGTCATCATTTAAACTTAAGAGACGACGATTCTCTTTATCGAGAAGAGTTGTCGCTGTGTTGATATATAAGGTGACGACCCTTATAGCAATTAATGCAAAATTCAAATTATCCATATGTGGTCGAGTCGACCAAcggaaaaaatttcaaaaatgtGGCAGTTGGATCTTCgattctataaatagagacccaaTACTCACCTCATACTCACACATCCAATAATTCTAAACCTTCACATACTATCTCATATATTTATCatccaagagaaaaaaaaaagatatcttCAAGATGACTACTCCCTACACTTCCGAAGAGAATTGTGCCATTACGAGAGATTGGGTGACAGTCACAAACCACTTTGAAAGTCTagacaaagacattgatgaaacatcggatgcttggtggaaccgcgtaTTCATCATTTTTGTGGCGTTGGACGGAAATCGCAACTCAAAgtctttgaaacaagtcaaggaacgctTCGAGGAGATAAAattcgagtgtgatgttttgaaaagagaatttacGGGAGTAAGGGAATCCTTTCCGGATATGTTGGGTATTCTAAGAGTAAGTATATAAaaaacaagaggtaaaacttatcGACAGCTTTGATCGATACTAACTAAATATGTTTGTGTTCGCATTTTCAGATGAAAAAGGCGTATAAATATTACGAGGTGCTTCGTGGGAAAGAGTTTCAGTTACAGGATTGCTACTTTATCTTTAATGGAACCATGTATAATTACATGCTTTTTGATTAAGTGTAGACGCGCACCGTTGTTATCTATTGTGTTTTATTTCCTTCAATGTAACCCTATGAaagatgtatgccttttacgattcaatgaaatgatcttatgaaatcaaaaagattaaaaatcAACCCTAAGAGTCGTTAGCTAGTAGTGATATAGAAATTGACGACTCTGGTCAGAAACCTTAATAGTTGGTTAGGATCGTCAGTTTATTTGATTATATGTGTGACGAcccataaacaaaaaaaaaaatttttgacAGAGAGTTTGTGTTTCAAAGTTGTCGAGGTATAAAATAATCACACAAACGACTCTGGTGAAGTACCGAAAGCGTCGTCACTGTTTAGATCAACaagctaacgatttttcataacctgagaAAGTTGCAGATTAGAGTCGTCATTCGTGGTGTAAAAAAAGTGACGACTCTTAAGAGTCGTTATTGTATTCGAACCCCGACTATAACGACTCTAACATTGA
This portion of the Papaver somniferum cultivar HN1 chromosome 11, ASM357369v1, whole genome shotgun sequence genome encodes:
- the LOC113325204 gene encoding prostatic spermine-binding protein-like, with translation MAPIRSAKKMKDKVEVMITPPSKLPLHDKYLNAGPLRGRKPGEVTFSINEPRDNDDESSESSRSSSPVISAEGTNEEEDEIQQEPHVQGDEEEEQSDGDGNGDGGDDGNGSEEEEEEEGDGDGNGDGEDDGNGSEEEEEEDEGNNGCDEKDDDDDGDKDNQSKDDVDKDDEGDEGDDGGNKVGEEIEQPKTKKRVKKDETNIAPSARHIPPEDL